The sequence TGGCCAGAATTTCTGCAGCACAGGAACCACTCGGGCCGCCGCCCACCACCGCGACTCGCAACATCTTGAAACCCGCTCCGCCAGAAGGATGTTGGGCTGAAGCTAACACCGCTGGATCAGCAACCGCTGGCATCTACAGCATCAGCTCGTAACATCACACAACCCCAGTTCCAACGGGAGTTTTTGCTTGCCTAGCCCCGGTCGACTGACCAGTCAGTACAGGGCAGGCTCAAGCAAGGGCGGCGCTGATCGGCCTGGCATGGATGACATACCCCTCGCCAAGCGCACTGTCTCCCCCAGCCTGCAGCGCAAACGCCGGACTCCCGTCGCTTTGGCGAGTGCAGGCGGAGCACTGGTGTTGGTGGGTTCAGTTTTGTATGCGCTGAGGGCTCCGATCCTGCAAAAGCTGGCCCCTGTTCCGGTGGCCGGACTAAGCGCACGGTTGAGCTCCGATGGGCGTCTGCTCGGCCACTTCCCCTATCCCGAGGCCGGCGATGCGGAGTTGATCAGCATTGGCCCGGGCGTCGCGCTGAATGCCCAGGCAGCCGAAGCGCTTCGTGAGATGCGCCGGGCTGCCGATGCCGAGGGTGTGGACCTCAGGGTTTTGAGTGCCTTCCGCTCGATTGCTTTGCAGAAGCAGATCTTTTTTGATGTCAAATCGGAGCGCAACCAAAGCGCCCGTGAACGAGCCCGAGTCAGCGCTCCGCCGGGTTTCTCGGAGCACAGCACTGGTTATGCGGTTGATTTTGGTGATGGCCGCAGGCCAGAGACCCATCTCGCACCGAGTTTTGACAGCACCGAATCTTTTGCCTGGCTCAAGCGCAATGCCAACCGCTTTCACTTCGTTCTCTCGTTTCCTGAGGACAACCGTCAGGGCGTGAGCTACGAGCCCTGGCACTGGCGCTTTGAAGGATCGGCTGATGCTTTGAAGACCTTTGATGCCGCTGGCAAGTTTTCGGATTAATCGATGAGGCCGATTCATGCATGAGGCCGCCATGCCGGAGTTGCTGGCACCGGCCGGCTGTTGGGAGTCCCTGAAGGCTGCCGCTGCCAACGGAGCTGACGCGGTCTACTTCGGAGTCGAGACCTTCAACGCGCGTCTAAGGGCCGAGAACTTCAAGGTTGCTGATCTCCCAGAGGTGATGGATTGGCTGCATCGCCGCGGCCTCAAAGGGTTTCTCACCTTCAACGTCCTGGTTTTTAGCGATGAGCTGACCCGTGCTGCAGAGCTGCTCTTGGCCGCTGAGTCCGCTGGGGTCGACGCCCTGATTGTTCAGGACATCGGGCTTGCTGTGCTGGCACAAGAACTCACCCCAGCACTGGCCATCCATGGTTCGACCCAGATGTCCATCACCAGCGCGGCGGGTGTGGCCATGGCCCAGGAGCTGGGTTGCCAGCGGGTGGTCCTGGCCAGGGAGTTGAGCCTCAAGGACCTTCGACGGATTCAGCAGCAGCTGGTGAAACGTCAGATGGAGATGCCCCTGGAGGTTTTTGTTCACGGCGCACTGTGCGTGGCCTACTCCGGCCAGTGCCTCACGAGTGAAGCCCTCGGTCAGCGCAGTGCCAATCGCGGCGAATGCGCCCAAGCATGCCGGTTGCCCTATGAGCTGATCGTCGATGGAGAGGAGCTGGACCTCGGCGAACAGCGTTATCTCCTTTCACCCCAAGATCTGGCTGCGTGGGAGCTCCTTCCCGATCTGGTCGATGCCGGCGTGGCCAGCCTGAAGATTGAAGGGAGGCTCAAAGATGCCACCTATGTGGCCGCTGTCACCGACGCCTATCGCCAGGGGCTCGATCAGCTTTCTGGCGAACGTGAAGCCGTGTCGCCGGCGGATCAGCTTGAGCTCAGACGCAACCTTGAGTTGAGTTTCTCTCGAGGCCTCAGCACCGGTTGGCTCGCCGGCATTGATCACCGCCTGTTGGTCCATGGGCGTTGGAGCAAAAAACGGGGCCCCTGGCTTGGGCGTTTGGAGCGTGTTGAAGGGGATTGGCTGCTGTTTCGGCGGAGGGTGGATTGCAAGGCCGGAGATGGGCTCGTGCTCGAGGTGCCCAATCCCGATCCCCTTCTGCCTCCCAAAGAAGTGGGGGGCCGTGTGATGGCGATTGAGTCCAGGCCCCGCGGAGGCTGTGCAGTTCGGCTGGGTCCGAAACGAGTGGATCTGAGGGACTTGCGTACTGGCAGCCCTTGTTGGTTGACCAGTGATCCACAGCGAGAAAGTCGCTTCCAACGCATGGCGGACCGCCCGCTTGAGGAGCAGCGGCAACCCCTGGTCCTGAAAGTCTCTGGCACCAGTGGAGAACCCCTCAGGCTTGAGGTCTCGACAGCCTCTGGTGTGGCAGTCGAGGGATGCATGGTTCTCAGCGAGCAGTCCCTGCAGCCCGCCCAAGGCCAGGCCTTGACCCGCCAGCGCTTGATGCAGCAACTCGGTCGCCTCGGCGGAACGCCATGGCGCTTGGAGCGCCTGGAGCTGGAGCTTCAAGACGCTCTGTTTTTGCCAGTTGCTCAGTTGAACCAACTGCGTCGGCAGCTGGTGGACCAGCTCGCTGAACGGCGGATCGAACCCACGACGACACCCATGGCTCTGCAGGAGCAGCGGCCTGTGGCGGCGGCTTTGGCGTCGCTGATGCCTTCTGTTGGTTTGGCGCAGACGCAGGCACCGCAGCTATCGGTCCTGGTTCGGGATTTGGAGCAACTGGATGTACTCAGGGACCTCCCCGTTGATCGGGTGATCGTTGATCTCGAACATCCAGCGCAACTGCGCGAGGCTGTGAAACGCGGTAAGGATTGCTGGCCTGGCGGGATCTGGCTAGCGGGTCAGCGGATCTGCAGGCCCGATGAGTCCTGGAGCTTGGAGCCCTTGATCAGGGCCGAGCCTGATGGCTTCTTGGTGCGCAATGCCGATCAGCTGGAGCGTCTGACGCCCCTTGCCCCTTGCCAAGGCGATTTCTCACTGAACGTCGCCAACCCGATCACAGCCCGTTGGTTGCTCGAGCGTTGGGGACTGGAGCGGCTGACCGCCAGCTATGACCTAGCCCTCGATCAACTCTTGGCCCTCGTGCGGGGATGTCCCCCCGATGCCCTGGAGCTGACCCTG is a genomic window of Synechococcus sp. A10-1-5-1 containing:
- a CDS encoding D-alanyl-D-alanine carboxypeptidase family protein — protein: MDDIPLAKRTVSPSLQRKRRTPVALASAGGALVLVGSVLYALRAPILQKLAPVPVAGLSARLSSDGRLLGHFPYPEAGDAELISIGPGVALNAQAAEALREMRRAADAEGVDLRVLSAFRSIALQKQIFFDVKSERNQSARERARVSAPPGFSEHSTGYAVDFGDGRRPETHLAPSFDSTESFAWLKRNANRFHFVLSFPEDNRQGVSYEPWHWRFEGSADALKTFDAAGKFSD
- a CDS encoding U32 family peptidase: MHEAAMPELLAPAGCWESLKAAAANGADAVYFGVETFNARLRAENFKVADLPEVMDWLHRRGLKGFLTFNVLVFSDELTRAAELLLAAESAGVDALIVQDIGLAVLAQELTPALAIHGSTQMSITSAAGVAMAQELGCQRVVLARELSLKDLRRIQQQLVKRQMEMPLEVFVHGALCVAYSGQCLTSEALGQRSANRGECAQACRLPYELIVDGEELDLGEQRYLLSPQDLAAWELLPDLVDAGVASLKIEGRLKDATYVAAVTDAYRQGLDQLSGEREAVSPADQLELRRNLELSFSRGLSTGWLAGIDHRLLVHGRWSKKRGPWLGRLERVEGDWLLFRRRVDCKAGDGLVLEVPNPDPLLPPKEVGGRVMAIESRPRGGCAVRLGPKRVDLRDLRTGSPCWLTSDPQRESRFQRMADRPLEEQRQPLVLKVSGTSGEPLRLEVSTASGVAVEGCMVLSEQSLQPAQGQALTRQRLMQQLGRLGGTPWRLERLELELQDALFLPVAQLNQLRRQLVDQLAERRIEPTTTPMALQEQRPVAAALASLMPSVGLAQTQAPQLSVLVRDLEQLDVLRDLPVDRVIVDLEHPAQLREAVKRGKDCWPGGIWLAGQRICRPDESWSLEPLIRAEPDGFLVRNADQLERLTPLAPCQGDFSLNVANPITARWLLERWGLERLTASYDLALDQLLALVRGCPPDALELTLHQHMPLFHMEHCLFCAFLSDGHDHTDCGRPCEQHQVLLRDRSGAEHPLRADLGCRNTLFNGRAQTAAEAIPQFLDAGVRHFRLELLQESPADTQRRVALYRQALNGEISGRMVWQSEQLESRLGVTRGTLTERQ